A single region of the Nicotiana sylvestris chromosome 6, ASM39365v2, whole genome shotgun sequence genome encodes:
- the LOC104229219 gene encoding small ribosomal subunit protein RACK1-like — protein sequence MSESLVLRGTMRAHTDWVTAIATPIDNSDMIVTSSRDKSIIVWSLTKDGPQYGVPRRRLTGHGHFVQDVVLSSDGMFALSGSWDGELRLWDLQAGTTARRFVGHTKDVLSVAFSIDNRQIVSASRDKTIKLWNTLGECKYTITDGDSHSDWVSCVRFSPNNLQPTIVSGSWDRTVKIWNLTNCKLRSTLAGHSGYVNTVAVSPDGSLCASGGKDGVILLWDLAEGKKLYSLEAGSIIHSLCFSPNRYWLCAATESSIKIWDLESKSIVVDLKVDLKQESEMSAEGTAAAKNKIIYCTCLSWSADGSTLFGGYTDGLIRVWGIGRY from the exons ATGTCGGAATCGCTAGTACTCCGCGGCACAATGAGGGCCCACACTGACTGGGTCACCGCCATAGCCACCCCAATTGACAACTCCGACATGATCGTCACATCTTCTCGTGACAAATCCATCATTGTTTGGTCACTAACAAAAGACGGCCCACAATACGGCGTCCCCCGCCGCCGCCTTACTGGCCACGGCCATTTCGTCCAAGACGTCGTCCTTTCATCTGACGGCATGTTTGCACTCTCCGGTTCATGGGACGGTGAGCTCCGTTTATGGGATCTTCAAGCTGGTACAACCGCTCGTCGTTTCGTAGGTCACACTAAGGATGTTTTGTCCGTTGCATTTTCTATTGATAACCGTCAAATCGTGTCAGCCTCACGTGACAAAACTATCAAGCTTTGGAACACGCTCGGTGAGTGCAAGTACACAATAACGGATGGGGACTCACATTCCGATTGGGTTTCATGTGTCCGTTTTAGCCCAAACAATCTTCAGCCAACTATTGTTTCTGGGTCGTGGGACCGGACTGTGAAAATCTGGAATTTAACGAACTGTAAGCTAAGGTCCACTCTAGCTGGACACAGTGGTTATGTGAACACCGTGGCGGTTTCTCCTGATGGTTCATTGTGTGCTAGTGGAGGAAAGGACGGAGTTATTTTGCTTTGGGATTTGGCTGAGGGAAAGAAACTGTATTCGCTTGAGGCTGGGTCTATTATTCATTCTTTATGTTTTAGTCCGAATAGATATTGGCTTTGTGCTGCTACGGAATCAAGTATTAAGATTTGGGATTTGGAGAGTAAGAGCATCGTGGTGGATCTTAAAGTTGATCTGAAACAAGAGAGTGAAATGTCTGCTGAGGGAACTGCTGCTGCCAAAAACAAG ATCATATACTGCACCTGTTTGAGCTGGAGTGCTGATGGAAGTACACTTTTCGGTGGATACACAGATGGTTTGATTAGAGTATGGGGAATTGGGCGTTATTAG